In a single window of the Desulfobulbaceae bacterium genome:
- a CDS encoding heterodisulfide reductase — MQINSDLQFIKFLKGAGGDTLKKCYQCATCSVVCPLSSDKKPFPRKEMIWAQWGLKDKLVADPDVFLCHQCGDCTTYCPRGAKPGDVLGAIRAYAYTHYGFPSGLAKLASSSKNLPILVGLPAVIVLVAWIISGGMHLPEGKIDFGNFFGHWDFKYLSKTVFFIDAIMLPAAGLAIFSAYKGVSAMWNKMAEGLETKSGFRPSCVQFIKEFLVPSVQEIIAHNRFNECNTNQDRARGHKPLMLAFIGLLIVTTYGFIRKDLLGIAMPSMHGPIPLWDPIKILANVSAVAMIYGIFLLWGKRSNDEAASGSKGTFYDWFLIYEIAAVGISGLLAELTRLAGIGSLAYLFYYIHLVAVMMLFLYMPYTKFAHLVYRTFAMAFERYRDSDYVVKKA, encoded by the coding sequence ATGCAGATCAATTCTGATTTACAATTCATTAAGTTCCTGAAAGGTGCGGGTGGAGATACACTCAAAAAGTGTTATCAGTGCGCCACTTGCTCAGTTGTATGTCCTTTGTCATCCGACAAGAAGCCATTTCCCAGAAAGGAGATGATCTGGGCTCAATGGGGCCTTAAAGATAAACTTGTTGCTGACCCGGATGTATTTTTATGCCATCAGTGTGGTGATTGCACAACATATTGTCCTCGTGGGGCAAAACCTGGTGATGTACTTGGTGCAATCAGGGCATATGCCTATACTCATTATGGGTTTCCGTCTGGGCTCGCAAAATTGGCAAGCTCATCCAAGAATCTGCCAATTTTGGTTGGTCTCCCGGCTGTTATCGTACTTGTCGCTTGGATTATATCTGGAGGCATGCATTTGCCTGAAGGGAAGATTGATTTCGGTAATTTTTTTGGTCATTGGGACTTTAAGTACCTTTCAAAAACTGTGTTCTTCATCGATGCTATCATGCTGCCAGCTGCTGGTCTTGCAATTTTTTCCGCCTATAAAGGAGTTTCGGCCATGTGGAATAAGATGGCCGAGGGGTTGGAGACTAAATCAGGATTTAGACCTTCCTGTGTTCAGTTCATTAAGGAATTTTTAGTGCCTTCAGTTCAAGAGATTATTGCCCATAATCGTTTCAATGAATGCAACACCAATCAGGATAGAGCTCGTGGACATAAGCCCTTGATGTTAGCTTTTATCGGGCTGCTTATTGTGACAACGTATGGGTTTATTCGGAAGGATCTTCTTGGGATCGCCATGCCATCCATGCATGGACCGATACCACTTTGGGATCCAATCAAGATTTTGGCTAACGTCAGTGCAGTCGCCATGATCTATGGAATATTTTTGTTATGGGGGAAGCGATCTAACGATGAGGCAGCGTCTGGCAGCAAGGGGACTTTTTATGATTGGTTCCTGATCTATGAAATTGCTGCTGTTGGTATTTCTGGACTTCTTGCCGAATTGACACGTCTTGCCGGTATTGGTTCCTTAGCATATTTATTTTATTATATTCATCTTGTTGCAGTAATGATGCTTTTCTTGTATATGCCTTATACAAAATTTGCACATTTGGTGTATCGTACCTTCGCAATGGCTTTTGAGCGATATCGTGACAGCGATTATGTAGTCAAGAAAGCATAA